In Flagellatimonas centrodinii, a single window of DNA contains:
- a CDS encoding Flp family type IVb pilin, whose protein sequence is MLTYIKEFLKDEEGASAVEYGLIIGLIAVALIIVLGLLGDGLNTLFGAASDEVEGAAEGTGGGATTG, encoded by the coding sequence ATGCTGACGTACATCAAAGAGTTTCTGAAGGATGAAGAAGGCGCGAGCGCAGTCGAGTACGGCTTGATCATCGGACTGATCGCGGTTGCACTGATCATCGTCCTGGGTCTGCTGGGCGACGGTCTGAATACCTTGTTCGGCGCTGCCTCGGATGAAGTCGAGGGCGCGGCAGAAGGGACCGGCGGCGGCGCGACGACCGGCTGA